The nucleotide sequence CAGGTCTGGAGACCCCACAGGCCCGGCCTAGGGCCTGCTTGGAGCGCACAAATACATAGGGGACATTCTTGTCTTCACACAGCAGTGGGAGGTGCAGGATGATCTCCAAGGGCTCAGCGTCTGCTGCCATCACAATGAACTCAGAGATGCCCCTGTTGAGGGTTTTGGTGGCTGTTGAGACAGGACATGAAGCCAACAGATGACATGGGGCTTGGGCAGAGCAGCCACAGCAAAGTAAGGAAAAAGTAACCCATACAAGGACACAACAACGCTCAGGACATGCCAGgcgaggtggtgcacgcctttagtctcagcagctgggaggcagatctctgagttggaggccagcctggtctacacagtggactccaggacagccaaagctgcataatgagtccctgtctcaaagaggCCTGGGAGCATGGAGAGAACAAAACAACCAATTTTCTGCCTGGAGCAGCCCTGTAATGTAATAATACTTAGTCCTTCCTCATGTCTTGCTCACCCACTCAGCATAAGGATATACCACACAAAGTAATGCGTCTATAGTTTTAACCTGTCCCCAAGACCTCAGTTCTCTGTTCAAACCTCACTTTCTGAGAAGATTCAATCCAAAAAGATCCTCAAACAGCTACACACCCCATCCTCCTTCACAGCAGGCCTGCCTTCCATAGTCCACACCTTCTTTCATATGTGACTGCCAAGAATGGAGGATACAGCAGAACAGGCCCATGAGCGCTCTGCTTTGCCTTCTGCCAACAACATAGGTAAAAGATTCCCCTTTTTTTCAGGGTTCCCCTAAAATCTCAAATGTGATACTTTAATTAATATCTTACAAAACAAAGCCGCTCGgctaggtagtggtggcgcactcctttaatcccagtattcaggagacagagacaggaggatctctgtgagttgaggccagcctggtctacagagccagttccaggacagctagggctgttacacacagaaactctgtttcaaaaaacaaaccaaaccaaacccaaaaactggagagatggatcagcggttaagagtactgactgctcttccagaggacctgggttcaattcccagtacccacatggcagctcacacctgtctgtaattttagttccagaggatctgatacagacatacatgcaggtaaaaacaccaatgcacataaatgaaataaaaataaattaagaaagaaaaatctctacTACAGAAAgctatttggttttctttatttttctaggcAGAAATGTCATGGCCCATATACTTAGTCCACTGAAAAATTGTTCATTCAACAGACTAAGCACGGCAGCGCAcacccataaccccagcacttggggacaggaggatcagcTCGAGGTGGGCTACATACTAAactgtgaggctagcctgggttcaCGAGGCTctcccaaacaaaccaacaaaacacaaaaactccTCAGCCCCAGTCTGCCCCTACCCTgcaactctccctccctccccctccacacacaaaagaaaaatgtttctgagaaTCACTGAAATTCATGCCTCCCACAGTTGCCAAATACTGAAAAGCATTagaatccttttctttttgatggtTCTAAAGAGTGAGTACAACTTCATACAGTTTTAACAACTGCTTTCCAAATGgctccacaaaaataaataaaatacatttttttgtttgtttgtttttcgagacagggtttctctgaatagctttgcgcctttcctgggactcacttggtagcccaggctggcctcgaactcacagagatcagcttgcttctgcctcccgagtgctgggattaaaggcgtgcgccaccaccgcccggctaaaatacatttatatattcagAGAAAAAAGGCAAATATAGCAAAATGTTAACCACTGATGGCTCTATATCCTAACCACCTTTTGCATCTAATGCCAAATGGATCTTTCATTGGTCAGTAAAGAACTTCTAGAATGCACATTAGCCCAACTATTTAAGAAGTTGAGGTAGGAGGACTGCTTGGGTTGGGGAGatcgaggccaccctgggagcACACCACCAAGACCTGcctccacaaaataaaatagaaagtgaagaagagtgaaaataaaatatccagcCCTTCTTCCAAACTAGAAATCCAGGAGATCCCTGTTGAAAACAGGAGCCTTCAGCACCCCAGCATCACCCTGTGCTTGTCTCACCTTCATTGGCTCCTTTCCGAAGCTGCTTGTAGTTACATGACTGCTGAACGAGGTCCAGCAGCTTCTTGGTGAGGTGGGCATCTGCGAGGGGATAGGCCTTCGGATTTACATCAGCCTCTGTCTGTGAGACCAGAAGGTATTTCAGATCAATTACAAACTATCAACGactgagaccagcttggtctcctccttacacatacacacgcataccCACCCCTCTACTTTAGGGATAGATGACACCCAATTTCAAAAACAGCCCCTAGCAATGCAACAAAGACACCAACCAAGTACAGACAGAATATGTATATTAACACAGGTCTAACCACTCtctaatgctgtcttctggacccTAAGTGCAAGAGCAATCATACACACAagctctcacacacatatacccataattacaaaattttagctcagtggcaaggccctgggtttggtcctcagctctgggggaaaaaaaaattcaaaagttaaACCACTTAATTTCATAATGTTTTTGTAATGTTGGCAATTCaagaccttgcacatgctagggaAGCACCGGATCTGTATTTTCGGCCCacaccttttttgagacaaggcttgctatatatagcccaggctagccaacTTGAATCCCTAGCTTGATCAATTTGGTCTACTTATATACCAGATAGGCAAacatgcatgatttttttttttttaagagacagggtttttctgggtagctctggagcctgtcctagaactggctctgtagacttggctggcctcgaactcagagatccacctgtctctgcctctcgaatgctgggattaaaggcgtggaccaccaccacccagctacacgcATGATTTTGATTTAGCAAATTACAGCCATACATAACCTAATAATGCCTCTGTCAACAAGACCCTGCTCACATAAAATTCCAACGGAGCTGAAAAAGGCCAGTGACACTAGCCACTTGGAAATTCTAGCAAAAAAGTTCTGCTGGTTGTATACAGTGGTACATAAAATTATGCACAGTACATTAAAAGTTGCCACTTGACGTTACTGGCTTATGTTATTTACCACActacactttattattctttgTGTATTACAAAAAGGTTACTGTAGACAGTACACCTGTTGTGGCAGCAGCATCCTAGTTTTTTAATCAAGAGGCTCAAGAATGACTGACCGACCAGCTTTAGTGTGGCGGGACACGTCTGTAATCGcagcaccctggaggctgagAGTCCAACCGGCGCGCACCCGTCCTTAAGGGGTGCAGGACCGCACTGCAAACCTTACAGGGAACTCGTTATCCCCATTTCACAGCCGATGCAAACTGCGGTACAGTTCACCcggagggcaccggatctcaaaCTCTTCACTGGTTCAGCGCTGGTTTAGAGGCTTCCTCAAACCAGACACAGCCAGTCCCTAAAACTCGGAGGTGGGGGCGCGAAAGTTACCAAAGCCGATCTGGaacccaagtgctggattaaatcTCATACAGACGTGAAAGGGCTCGCCAAACTCTTTCCTCCATACTACGCTCCAATCCTAACACGACCTGGAACCCTCTCTCGACAACATTAAAGTGGCGACGATCGAGCGTTATCGTCACACGTGGTGCAACCAGGACCTCCGGTTTTTGAGTCTCACCGTAGGAATCTTTCCTGGGCCTCCGGCCGGGGTCACTCCACATTCTCCCTTGAccccaaattaaaaacaaaaccaaacgccCCTGAATTCCCCCAAGCCGTGTTAGCTCCCGACAGACACGGACAGGAGACGCAGACCCCACGGCGCCACTCTCCTGAACCCCGGGCGTGGGAAAGGAGCGGGCAGGGGCTGACTCCGCCGTGATTTCTCGTCATCTTCAAGAGATCGttttaacaa is from Peromyscus maniculatus bairdii isolate BWxNUB_F1_BW_parent chromosome 20, HU_Pman_BW_mat_3.1, whole genome shotgun sequence and encodes:
- the Snu13 gene encoding NHP2-like protein 1, with protein sequence MTEADVNPKAYPLADAHLTKKLLDLVQQSCNYKQLRKGANEATKTLNRGISEFIVMAADAEPLEIILHLPLLCEDKNVPYVFVRSKQALGRACGVSRPVIACSVTIKEGSQLKQQIQSIQQSIERLLV